The Culex pipiens pallens isolate TS chromosome 2, TS_CPP_V2, whole genome shotgun sequence DNA window AAGAAGTGTCATGAACAACTCGCAGCCGCGCAGCAAGGTGGGACTGCTCGATCTGGAGATCAACGGGCTGACGAAGGTGCTGTTCTGTGCCGTTATCGGGTTGTCCTTTGCGATGATGTGTCTGAAGGGATTCAACGGGCCGTGGTATCGGTACATGTTCCGGTTTGTGTTGCTATTTTCGTACATCATCCCGATCAGCTTGCGCGTTAACCTGGACATGGGCAAGGCGTTCTACTCGTGGCAGATTCAAAACGACGAGGAAATTCAAGGAACGGTGGTACGATCGACGACCATTCCAGAGGAACTGGGTCGAATATCGTACCTGTTGACCGACAAGACGGGCACGTTGACTCAAAACGAGATGATCTTCAAGAAGATTCACGTCGGAACGGCGGCCTACGGACGGGACACATTCCCGATGGTTTCCAGCGCGATTCAGTCGGTGTACAACAGCATAAATGTGCACGGGGAAGCGTCGCCGGCGAAGCCTTCCGGGTATCAACCGCGGTTGAAGAAGCCCGAAGGGTGGCGCATCTGGGAATCGGTAAAAGCGCTTGCCTTGTGTCACAACGTGACGCCGTCTTACGACAACGGTAATGGAATCAATGGTAACGGTGCTGATCGGAGGAACTCCCCGACGCGATCAATTTCCGTTGAGGCACCCGTTGAGCCGTCGAAGCTTCCGGAAAAGACTTACCAGGCGTCAAGCCCGGATGAGATTGCGCTCGTCAAGTGGACCGAATCGGTTGGGCTGACACTGATCAACCGCGACTTGAACCACATGACACTGCAGATCCGGGAGAAAGAAACCCAACGGAACTCGATGAACGAGAACGCCTCGATCAACACGACGGTCACGAACCTGTCGGTGAACTCCAAGACGGACCTAAACTCGCCGTCAAGCTCGGGCAGCGTGACCTCGTTGAACTCGCTAAATGGAGGCCTCATGAAGTATCAAATCCTGCAGACGTTCCCCTTCACGAGTGAAAACAAACGCATGGGCATTATCGTAAAAGAGTTGAACACAGGCGAGATCACGTTCTACCTGAAAGGTGCCGACGTGGTCATGTCCGGCATCGTCCAGTACAACGACTGGCTGGCGGAGGAAAGTGGCAACATGGCCCGCGAGGGCCTTCGCACGCTGGTCGTCGCCAAGAAGGTGCTCACCGAAGATCAGTACAACGATTTCGAGACGCGCTTCAACGCGGCCAAGGTCAGCGTGACCGATCGCGGAACGAAGGTTTCCGCCGTCATCGAGAGTCTGGAGCGCGAGTTGGAGCTGCTCTGCTTGACGGGCGTCGAGGACAGACTGCAAGACCGGGTGCGGCCAACGTTGGAGTTGCTGCGCAACGCCGGCATCAAGATCTGGATGTTGACGGGCGACAAGCTGGAGACGGCGACTTGCATCGCCAAGAGTTCCCACCTCGTGGGCCGGAATCAGAACGTGCACGTGCTGAAGAGTGTGCTCACGCGAACCGACGCCCATCTGGAGCTGAACCAGTTCCGGCGGAAGCAGGACTGCGCGCTGGTGGTTTCCGGCGAGAGTTTAGAGATCTGTCTGCAGTATTACCAGCCAGAGTTCATGGAACTGGCCACGGCCTGCCCGGCGGTGGTCTGCTGCCGGTGCAGCCCCACACAAAAGGCGCAAGTCGTGTCCCTCATCCAGAAGTACTCCGGAAAGCGAACCTGCGCCGTAGGCGACGGCGGTAACGACGTCAGCATGATCCAGCAGGCGGACGCCGGTATCGGTATCGAGGGTCGCGAAGGCAAACAAGCTTCCCTCGCGGGCGATTTCAGCATACCGCAGTTCTCGCACATCGCCAAACTGCTGATCGTGCACGGTCGGCGCTCGTACAAACGATCCGCCGCACTCTCCCAGTTCGTCATCCATCGGGGTCTGATCATATCAACGATGCAGGCCGTCTTCTCGGCCGTGTTTTACCTTTCCTCCGTGGCCTTATACCAGGGATTCCTGATGGTCGGCTATGCGACGCTGTACACCATGTTCCCGGTGTTTTCGCTCGTGCTGGACCAGGACATCAGCTCCAACATTGCGCTCACCTACCCCGAGCTGTACAAGGAACTGTCCAAGGGACGCAGCTTGAGCTACAAGACGTTCTTCATGTGGGTGCTAATCAGCATCTACCAAGGTAATGTTGATCGCTTTCGCTTAAGAATCTTTAAACTAACCCCtgttttgacattcaattaaggTGGCGTCATAATGTACGGCGCGCTAATCCTGTTCGAAGACGAGTTCATCCACATTGTGGCGATCAGCTTCTCGGCACTAATTCTGACCGAGCTCATTATGGTCGCGCTAACCATCAGAACATGGCACAAGTGAGTTTGATATAACATTCGATgtgcttttaaatttttaattttaatgtatttGTCTTCTATTCTAGATTGATGGTGCTTGCCGAACTGTTTAGCTTAGTGCTCTACATAATCTCACTGGCGGTGTTGCATGAATACTTTGGTAAGTCAAGCTTAaatctaggggaaattctcgtatgtttggcaggttaagcactcgctcctaactccatccaatttgttgattttcactattcaaacaactaattttgcaaaacttttgatagaaactggcttgctcacttcttattgagctatttatcactccatttcagttgaaaacgcttttaattagctttaattgaatgtcaaagttctgacctgccaacattagaggcacgctggaattagatgctgttcccttaTTATGGTTGATTGAATTTCTAAGTTGCAATGGCCTGCAaaacttggaaaaaaaactttaaaattgttgaaagtttcaaaataagttaaaaaagaCTTTTAAAAAGAATTGTAAAGATGCGAAGGTAAACATGTTCGGCCATATTGGATCAAATTGGGACtcaaaaacaacttttgtttCGGTCGAGGCAGGTTTCCGGTAGCCACAGTAGCCAAATTTGAACGGAACTGAAAGGAACCCAATACTTTAAATGTGATTGTTTTAATACCAAGAGAACGTTGAGATAAACGCCGCATTATACATGGATTTcacaaaataaccatttttgtttaaaactcaaattgataaaaactacacagtaaaaaaaatcatggtaatattacatctggaaatgagtatatcttttatgtcagataaaatgtgtaattttacctctaaaattgtgaaaatttaccACTTTTTCGTTGTTATGCtacttttcagtctaaattgatgtaatattacatcataaaagaggtaatattgaaTCCTTCCAATTTTAcagcttccaaaattacacaattttttgctgtgtagtgcgTCCATTCCAGGATTTCCCGAGACAGAATTtcctggaatttaaaaaaaaacgaaatttttcgaacttcggataatcggattttttttttcttacttttaacattaaacaagaGTTTTGAGACCCTATTGtggttttcaaaaatgcatttttttttcaatatgttgacaccgccattttggccaccatcattttggagtagtttatgggtcatactaaagctcgatcattaaaaataaaacaatgaaaaaaaatgtttttcttgattcgTACTgtataaaatttaacattgactggatgttattttctttctttccGTTTCTTTtgtatattgttttattttttagaaattatcaatatttatttttaatttttccagtcaggccgttgcaaatattttttgaagtttatgtccttcggctctgaccaaagtcaagggggggggagggggggggggcaaataataatcataaaaaaatgaaaatacaagCCTAGGCTTCAACATTTGGatcaaaaaagtgctttaaaatgcattcttcaCGCGTctagttgctttccaatcattagttttcaaaatatcgagatattgacggaattttttttaacaaaaaaaaaacaaacttttgtttgttgggactgtacattggtaggagcagggggggcagaatggaccatgggggcagaatgggacacccttggttttgggctttagaatggatttagaccaactctAAGGCAAGGGTTTTATAAAgtacgtcaaataacatcaccataccgaaaacgacgtttgaattcattgtatttttcaaattatgcgcaaaaatgtaaatttattgaaaaaccacgcaaaagttgtttttaaattagctttctgaaatgttggattgtttgaaaaagtttgttcaatgtttgGATTTTTACCAGAAGCTATTACGAAGGTAATCAAACAAGAACGGAagcttcaaatcatttagaggcttggtggtggaattgttaaattaaaatccacttgggggcagaatggaccactcttttcctgccttataaaaacaatcaaaaattacgaaatttgagctaaatggattatttcactcctggtagcttcacaaatcacgtttaatgcaacattagttgattttttacttgttttgatgcttatttgtaaaaatagtgtcttatttcgacatatttacactattttcaaaaatgtttgttttgttaagtgaatatttttataaaagttatcaaacttcatgcaggccaaggattgatacctaagagcatgcaatggcactgaccttgttgcgtgctcttcggttgacgtccacgtaaggaacatcctggaaggagcgtaactaactacatccgtagttctgttagatcatccgaattatcttgatcagaacagtatagctctggttccttgcgagtgtcctattttcttacctccacgttggcttggttttcatgatgacctagctggtggcctgtggaaacggatcgtaaacctttaaccaccgcgggtcagagtcgagacggctaaaagaaaggggcgcgacagtgtgggaaagggaagtaatttgtgattgtagacggtattgttttgattcgcagtatgttgagtcaactgctgtggatgtacctgaaacatcgcacaacgggtttctcttctcttcattctcagctaccacctatctcctatttttattttgctctactgattctcaattCTTTACTGATTCTTCaatttaatatccatcatttgattttgattttactaacttttgattgtcTTATCTCTCAAACTTTTCCActattttttaccaattgatactgctgtaaccttaaaaatatacttttccttaatgtactagtaatatcaggtctatttatcatttgcctaatcttttttgattttattgcgaatttatttatttgaacaattctttatttgtcctataaattatcattactataatctaagcttgttttgtatctttatttattaactattgtcttattttacatctaatacatccagcttctcatttttattctttaaaatacgctcatcattctcttactattgattcttgattttttataaaatatattctcttttactgtctattgttttcaatcttcacccttttttcaaacaagtaaggttcgagcccttactcaatttatggaatgattaaaggattaacacaaatattactattgtacttttgaaaaacttttctaaaatgcttaggaccaaaatattgtaacaaaacaccgcgacaaaagaaatagcaacagattaacacgactcaacaataggtaagatttcaggagaaaacaataatacagtaaaataacaaatagtttttgaattcaaactaaaaatataacagttcttgctttaatgaaaattgataggcacactttaaatggttaggcgcttatacttacatcaaaccctacgtaatgtaccacccccggccgagttaaaatgcgtaaccggaaaagaaggtgtgcatgcctggcacgaacactcaaagcgtgttctagcgtgctgctcgtactgactcagagcaagggtgagatgtaggtgtaagggcagtgcgtgttcgtcgggaacctggtgcataagatcggtcaaggcccgttcttacactgaaaattgcgaattgcgaattgcgaaaagttatcaaacttcatggaaactatgttggaAAGGTtacttaagtcatttcttatcacctttcgacgttgtattagacgaaatggcttgttttctaaggtggtccattctgccccgcagggtggtccattctgccccgcaccctggaaaagaagtcgaaaaaacacttttttttaagtgcatcaaaaatagtttttttgctgaaaattttcatcaaccagtatactgccgttctacgcataattgtcccatgtcatttttttgtcgattttgactttttaccatttttatgattagtttgtcgtatacttttagaaaaacacataaaatctggtactttgttcggaaactcactgaaaacaacatcaagtctgtttgtcccatcgttgtacttctacgcataattgtcccaccaagtattttctcatACGGAATCAATAGTTTTATGAAGCATTATGTCGTGTTTACCTGTTGtttagcaagaggatcacaaaaAAGAGTGAtacactgctaactggggcgattagggacacatagggcgaataggaacccacgggacaattatgcgtagaaacacagaaatcgatcgaaaaatttcaatcgcgtttttctcagttgcactttttcgaacatgggacaattatgcgtagaacggcagtatacaacattgaaggaaacatcccaaagcataagcttactacactggattcataaatttgtaagtttttgtaAGATTTTCGGTACATTTTACTTAgccgggccattctgcccccctgcccctatttcatgaaaatttaaaatgttttcaaaggagttcaaacatgctaacacattttaactggttttcagttgattgaactttaattttctttaaaatttttaagttttcgaaaaaaaaaattgccccctgattattcaggccgactttgaaaggggggcgacataaaccttgaaaaatatttgcaacggcctcacttgaaaaaaaaaaaaaggaaataaaataatctgaatGACATTGGGTAAAGAATTGTGATTGATTTAAAATCCGGAGCACtacaaattacataaatttttaatgcttttatcTATCAGTTAATGttaatcaatcatttttttgatttcaagctttaaaatcttaagaattattttgaacatttttttaggaCCATTTAGAAAATGTTACGGGATTACTcgggatttgaaaaatatttttctcgtttcCCAGAAAATTCAAAGCTCGGGAAAGTTGgacactagggtgtaatatggttgtatggaaaaaataaagttgtccaaatttagcgagcacagcatTTTTTCAGTTGCTTTTggggtccttaacaactccccaaagtatgggaacgattggttaagtcctcactttgcgcaaaacgattcaattttccatataaatttgtatgggaaaaccaatgtggattttgatatttatttttcccgaagagagtatggtgttaacttgctcctaaaaaaaagatacagcgtgttcaaaacccGTCTAAATCgtgtttttgctcgaaaatcacgttttagacgagttttgaggacgctgtatcttctttcagggacaagctagcaccatactctcttcgggaaagttgtagagcaccttccagagcatccgaatatgaatccggtttaagtacagcgtgaaacgtggattttataaatatcaaaatccaaaaacattggttttcccatacaaatttatatggaaaattgaatcgctttgccaaagtgaggacttaaccaatcgttcccaaactttggggagttgtttaggaccccaataggcactgaaaaattgctgtgctggaaaatcgatttagatattacaccctattggACACCATACTAAAAACTGTTTTGTTCTTATAAAACATAGTTGTtttgtaaatatattttttcaataaaagctGGAAAGAAGAgttcactagcgtgcccagtcCAGCTCCTGGGGGACAATAACAATGAGAGTAAAATATCGCCGTTTATGGACAACCCCTAACTTAATAATTAGAATAAATAAAGGCcaagttttcttttaaaaaatttcaactcgcCAGTTTATTAGAAATACATAATATTGTATTTTGAatagaaaatcatttttgtaactgAAATATTTTCATACTACATATatcgaacatatttttttaaataaatctggcttaaaactaaatattaaacaaaatccCCCCCTTCAACAGACTGGGAGTTCATCTGGTCGTGGGAGTTCCTGTGGAAGGTCCTGGTGATTACGCTCGTGTCCTGTTTGCCGCTGTACATTTTGAAATTCCTGCGCAAAAAGTTTTCCCCGCCGTCGTACTCGAAGCTTTCCTAAGGTAACGGCATCGCAGCAGCAAGAGAGATACACGTACactaaacaacacaaagaaaattcgaaaaaagtaATCTTAAACTTTCGTCGCAAGTTTTTCGACCCTCACaaagaaacaacaacaaaaaaacactactaATAAAACAAGGCTAAAACGTGGTTTACGAGACATCTGAACTGAAATGAGTGTTATTGCTTTACCTTTATCGTTACTCACAATTTAAACTTATATTTGGCTGAAAGTTCTGTTTCTATTTACTATTTAATTTACTGTTTAATATATTAGttaaattttcctaaaaaagaCAAAACACGAAAGGATCTATGATTTATATTCGACGCACTTTTACATCATCACCAAAGTATTATTTATCGTTTTGCTTTACACAGTCGCacagtttaattttatttagcaCAACAATATATTTCTGTACACGTTTAAAACACAACCCACTCCCTCTATTTTTCTTCCATTAATGGTAAgccttattacaaaaaaaaaaaaaacagagaaagAGACGAAAAGCAACATTTGAACAGTTAACAGGTCTGCCGTTGTCTTGTGATTTTAAGGATCAATG harbors:
- the LOC120422502 gene encoding probable phospholipid-transporting ATPase IIA isoform X1; translation: MNVELRDFEISDSEAELLLEREPASSGRGVPRTTYGGARSLRYRRKEPFKLGNFLKNLFCCWCWAWRKWCASKELKPRTILIGRPTAEKFPPNEIRNQKYNFFTFLPLVLFEQFRFFLNLYFLIMAASQFIPDIRIGYLYTYWGPLGFVLAVTICREAVDDLRRHKRDREVNSQKYKRFGGVDKPPELVSSSKLKVGDIVMVEKDERVPADLILLRTSDKSGAVFVRTDMLDGETDWKLRLAVPATQKLASHNDLFSIGASLYVEKPQRDIHTFIGTYSKLEGSEDEGLTVENTLWANTVVASGTAVGIVIYTGAETRSVMNNSQPRSKVGLLDLEINGLTKVLFCAVIGLSFAMMCLKGFNGPWYRYMFRFVLLFSYIIPISLRVNLDMGKAFYSWQIQNDEEIQGTVVRSTTIPEELGRISYLLTDKTGTLTQNEMIFKKIHVGTAAYGRDTFPMVSSAIQSVYNSINVHGEASPAKPSGYQPRLKKPEGWRIWESVKALALCHNVTPSYDNGNGINGNGADRRNSPTRSISVEAPVEPSKLPEKTYQASSPDEIALVKWTESVGLTLINRDLNHMTLQIREKETQRNSMNENASINTTVTNLSVNSKTDLNSPSSSGSVTSLNSLNGGLMKYQILQTFPFTSENKRMGIIVKELNTGEITFYLKGADVVMSGIVQYNDWLAEESGNMAREGLRTLVVAKKVLTEDQYNDFETRFNAAKVSVTDRGTKVSAVIESLERELELLCLTGVEDRLQDRVRPTLELLRNAGIKIWMLTGDKLETATCIAKSSHLVGRNQNVHVLKSVLTRTDAHLELNQFRRKQDCALVVSGESLEICLQYYQPEFMELATACPAVVCCRCSPTQKAQVVSLIQKYSGKRTCAVGDGGNDVSMIQQADAGIGIEGREGKQASLAGDFSIPQFSHIAKLLIVHGRRSYKRSAALSQFVIHRGLIISTMQAVFSAVFYLSSVALYQGFLMVGYATLYTMFPVFSLVLDQDISSNIALTYPELYKELSKGRSLSYKTFFMWVLISIYQGGVIMYGALILFEDEFIHIVAISFSALILTELIMVALTIRTWHKLMVLAELFSLVLYIISLAVLHEYFDWEFIWSWEFLWKVLVITLVSCLPLYILKFLRKKFSPPSYSKLS
- the LOC120422502 gene encoding probable phospholipid-transporting ATPase IIA isoform X2, encoding MEDASQPAPSSNPAAIVTKETVPLIEKNRKSRLWLSCWCWAWRKWCASKELKPRTILIGRPTAEKFPPNEIRNQKYNFFTFLPLVLFEQFRFFLNLYFLIMAASQFIPDIRIGYLYTYWGPLGFVLAVTICREAVDDLRRHKRDREVNSQKYKRFGGVDKPPELVSSSKLKVGDIVMVEKDERVPADLILLRTSDKSGAVFVRTDMLDGETDWKLRLAVPATQKLASHNDLFSIGASLYVEKPQRDIHTFIGTYSKLEGSEDEGLTVENTLWANTVVASGTAVGIVIYTGAETRSVMNNSQPRSKVGLLDLEINGLTKVLFCAVIGLSFAMMCLKGFNGPWYRYMFRFVLLFSYIIPISLRVNLDMGKAFYSWQIQNDEEIQGTVVRSTTIPEELGRISYLLTDKTGTLTQNEMIFKKIHVGTAAYGRDTFPMVSSAIQSVYNSINVHGEASPAKPSGYQPRLKKPEGWRIWESVKALALCHNVTPSYDNGNGINGNGADRRNSPTRSISVEAPVEPSKLPEKTYQASSPDEIALVKWTESVGLTLINRDLNHMTLQIREKETQRNSMNENASINTTVTNLSVNSKTDLNSPSSSGSVTSLNSLNGGLMKYQILQTFPFTSENKRMGIIVKELNTGEITFYLKGADVVMSGIVQYNDWLAEESGNMAREGLRTLVVAKKVLTEDQYNDFETRFNAAKVSVTDRGTKVSAVIESLERELELLCLTGVEDRLQDRVRPTLELLRNAGIKIWMLTGDKLETATCIAKSSHLVGRNQNVHVLKSVLTRTDAHLELNQFRRKQDCALVVSGESLEICLQYYQPEFMELATACPAVVCCRCSPTQKAQVVSLIQKYSGKRTCAVGDGGNDVSMIQQADAGIGIEGREGKQASLAGDFSIPQFSHIAKLLIVHGRRSYKRSAALSQFVIHRGLIISTMQAVFSAVFYLSSVALYQGFLMVGYATLYTMFPVFSLVLDQDISSNIALTYPELYKELSKGRSLSYKTFFMWVLISIYQGGVIMYGALILFEDEFIHIVAISFSALILTELIMVALTIRTWHKLMVLAELFSLVLYIISLAVLHEYFDWEFIWSWEFLWKVLVITLVSCLPLYILKFLRKKFSPPSYSKLS